Proteins co-encoded in one Prescottella sp. R16 genomic window:
- a CDS encoding isochorismatase family protein: MAIPKISSYTMPGRDEIPGNIVDWELDPDRAALLVHDMQNYFVDAYSDAPELISTVVGNIAEIREQATARGIPVVYTMQPGDQHPSRRGILADFWGPGLQWGRDTEIVEQLCPRPGDIEVTKWRYSAFQRTDLRELLAHHGRDQLIVTGVYAHMGCMLSAAEAFMSDVQPFLVLDATADFSRDEHILAATYAAKRCGAVVTTGDVIAASGTLSGALTGAGTGR, from the coding sequence ATCGTCGACTGGGAACTCGACCCGGACCGTGCCGCACTGCTCGTCCACGACATGCAGAACTACTTCGTCGACGCGTACAGCGATGCGCCCGAACTGATCTCGACCGTCGTCGGCAACATCGCCGAGATAAGGGAGCAGGCCACCGCGCGGGGCATCCCCGTCGTCTACACGATGCAACCCGGCGACCAGCACCCGTCGCGGCGGGGCATCCTCGCCGACTTCTGGGGTCCGGGACTGCAGTGGGGACGCGACACCGAGATCGTCGAGCAGCTGTGTCCGCGACCCGGTGACATCGAGGTCACCAAGTGGCGCTACTCGGCGTTCCAGCGCACCGACCTGCGCGAGCTGCTCGCCCACCACGGCCGGGACCAGCTGATCGTCACCGGCGTCTACGCCCACATGGGTTGCATGCTCAGTGCCGCAGAGGCATTCATGTCCGACGTCCAGCCGTTCCTGGTGCTCGACGCGACCGCCGACTTCTCCCGTGACGAGCACATCCTGGCCGCGACGTACGCCGCCAAGCGGTGCGGCGCCGTCGTGACGACCGGCGACGTGATCGCGGCATCGGGGACGCTGAGCGGTGCGCTGACCGGCGCGGGGACCGGCCGGTGA